The following coding sequences are from one Dehalococcoidia bacterium window:
- a CDS encoding TIGR03668 family PPOX class F420-dependent oxidoreductase, which translates to MLTAEQAAFLLAHRVAHLATADAAGRPHVVPVCFALHEGLVYTPLDRKPKRVPVERLRRVRDLEGNPAVCLTVDDYDEDWRRLHWLQLRGRARIVPPGEEQRAAIAALRARYAQYREMSLEELPVIRVQPERVLDWHWPAIED; encoded by the coding sequence GTGCTCACGGCAGAACAGGCCGCCTTCCTTCTCGCCCATCGGGTCGCCCACCTGGCGACCGCGGATGCCGCGGGCCGGCCGCACGTCGTACCCGTCTGCTTCGCGCTGCACGAGGGCCTCGTCTACACGCCGCTCGATCGCAAGCCGAAACGCGTGCCGGTCGAGCGCCTGCGCCGCGTGCGCGACCTGGAGGGGAATCCCGCCGTCTGCCTGACGGTGGACGACTACGACGAAGACTGGCGCCGCCTGCACTGGCTGCAGCTGCGCGGCCGCGCCCGCATTGTGCCGCCGGGCGAGGAGCAACGGGCGGCGATCGCCGCATTGCGCGCACGCTACGCGCAGTACCGCGAGATGTCGCTGGAGGAGTTGCCGGTGATCCGCGTTCAGCCGGAGCGCGTGCTAGACTGGCACTGGCCGGCGATAGAAGATTGA
- a CDS encoding FHA domain-containing protein, translating to MLRFRIEGSSAACEQTVARDEASLGRAPGNDVVLPDESVSRQHARVLTRAGALYLEDLGGANGTRLNGRLLRSESAPLSAGEEFTVGTYRIRVFAIGRPLVETAAAGGNGQPSPPSPAPDTLRQTAAAGTAGTAGHADPLDRPELLIEADGRSFSYVMQRDEATVGRASGNDISLSAPTLSASHAIICRQDDGWALIDLRSRNGSFVNGRQVESAALRDGDRIVLGSDVALTFRLKPPALGVSSGGRTGGHGILPHGPGAVRIAIGRSPQNQLVLDSPQVSRQHALLERPAEGAPWTITDLGSMNRTYVNGEAVTQRRLAEGDVVRIGPVRLTLRRGEIEHYDETAGMLLEAFGLSKQVSRGKTILNEITLVVQPHEFVGIVGVSGAGKSTLLGALSGLRPATSGQVLLNGFSLYEHFDALRQQIGYVPQDDIIHRELTVERALGYAAELRMPADTTPAERHARVSEVIAELGLEQQKHTVVASLSGGQRKRVSIGVELLTQPPLFFLDEPTSGLDPATETRMMTLLRQLADQGRTILLITHATVNIAQCDRVVFLARGGRLAFFGAPDMALQYFGVRRFDEIYDLIENTRSPEEWAQRFRGAPLYQSEIAGRIVNQPGAAAATPAQPRPVTAGPGQHGTRNEAWRQFGILTRRYAEIVLRDRKNLAILLLQAPIIAILLWALFPQPNLFQRPSGYTIGRLGSQPAAFTGNCDRLHPAPSNTCVVDSGDGNWKANKAVQLAFILAATAVWLGTLNAVREISKEDAIYRRERLVNLRVFPYIASKFAVLLALVIVQASLLLGVVAIKVDLPGGGADAAMWICLVLGGSAAVALALAVSAAVSNPDRAVFAAPLIMLPQVFFAGIFVPVSQLGLARPLAALVASRWTFEALARVSNLFSTATTLRSKFQFRDAADGSAIARLLILLCFVAVFGALAVGLQRLKDRR from the coding sequence ATGCTGCGCTTTCGCATCGAAGGCAGTTCCGCGGCGTGCGAACAGACCGTTGCCCGCGACGAGGCGTCGCTGGGCCGCGCCCCCGGCAACGACGTGGTGCTGCCCGACGAGAGCGTGTCGCGTCAGCACGCGCGCGTGCTGACGCGCGCCGGCGCGCTCTACCTCGAAGACCTGGGCGGCGCCAACGGCACGCGGCTGAACGGCCGCCTGCTGCGCAGCGAGTCGGCGCCGCTGAGCGCGGGCGAAGAATTCACCGTCGGCACGTATCGTATCCGCGTGTTCGCGATCGGCCGGCCTCTGGTGGAGACCGCGGCCGCCGGCGGCAATGGCCAGCCGTCCCCGCCGTCACCCGCGCCGGACACCCTGCGCCAGACCGCCGCTGCCGGCACGGCAGGAACGGCCGGGCACGCCGATCCGCTGGACCGGCCTGAGCTGCTGATCGAAGCGGATGGGCGCAGCTTCAGCTACGTCATGCAGCGCGACGAGGCGACCGTCGGCCGCGCCTCTGGCAACGACATCTCGCTTTCGGCGCCCACGCTTTCCGCCAGCCACGCGATCATCTGCCGCCAGGACGACGGCTGGGCGCTGATCGATCTGCGCAGCCGCAACGGCAGCTTCGTCAACGGCCGCCAGGTCGAGTCGGCGGCGCTGCGCGACGGCGACCGCATCGTGCTTGGCAGCGACGTGGCGCTGACCTTCCGCCTGAAACCGCCGGCGCTGGGCGTCTCGTCGGGCGGGCGGACGGGCGGTCACGGCATCCTGCCGCATGGCCCGGGCGCGGTGCGCATCGCCATCGGCCGCTCGCCGCAGAACCAGCTCGTGCTCGACTCGCCGCAGGTTTCGCGCCAACACGCGCTCCTGGAGCGGCCGGCCGAGGGCGCGCCATGGACGATTACCGACCTGGGCAGCATGAACCGGACCTACGTCAACGGCGAGGCGGTGACCCAGCGCCGGCTCGCCGAAGGCGACGTGGTGCGCATCGGCCCCGTGCGGCTCACGCTGCGCCGGGGCGAGATCGAGCACTACGACGAGACCGCCGGCATGCTGCTGGAGGCGTTCGGCCTCAGCAAGCAGGTGAGCAGGGGCAAGACGATCCTGAACGAGATCACGCTCGTCGTGCAGCCGCACGAGTTCGTCGGCATCGTCGGCGTCTCCGGCGCGGGCAAGTCGACGCTGCTCGGCGCGCTCAGCGGCCTGCGCCCGGCGACCAGCGGCCAGGTGCTGCTCAACGGCTTCTCGCTCTACGAGCACTTCGACGCACTGCGCCAGCAGATCGGCTACGTGCCGCAGGACGACATCATTCACCGGGAGCTGACGGTAGAGCGGGCGTTGGGCTACGCCGCCGAGCTGCGCATGCCGGCGGACACCACCCCGGCCGAGCGCCACGCCCGCGTGTCGGAGGTGATCGCGGAGCTGGGGTTGGAGCAGCAGAAGCACACGGTCGTCGCCAGCCTCAGCGGCGGGCAGCGCAAGCGCGTCAGCATCGGCGTGGAGCTGCTGACGCAGCCGCCGCTCTTCTTTCTGGACGAGCCGACGTCCGGCCTCGACCCGGCGACCGAGACGCGCATGATGACCCTCCTGCGGCAGCTCGCCGACCAGGGCCGCACGATCCTGCTGATCACGCACGCCACGGTGAACATCGCGCAGTGCGACCGTGTGGTCTTCCTCGCGCGCGGTGGGCGGCTCGCCTTCTTCGGGGCGCCCGACATGGCGCTGCAGTATTTCGGGGTGCGTCGCTTCGACGAGATCTACGACCTGATCGAGAACACGCGCTCGCCGGAGGAGTGGGCGCAGCGCTTCCGCGGCGCGCCGCTTTACCAGTCGGAGATCGCCGGCCGCATCGTCAACCAGCCGGGCGCCGCGGCCGCCACGCCGGCGCAGCCGCGGCCGGTCACGGCGGGGCCGGGCCAGCACGGCACACGCAACGAAGCCTGGCGGCAGTTCGGCATCCTCACGCGGCGCTACGCCGAGATCGTGCTGCGCGACCGCAAGAACCTCGCCATCCTGCTCTTGCAGGCGCCGATCATCGCCATCCTGCTCTGGGCGCTCTTCCCGCAGCCGAACTTGTTCCAGCGGCCCAGCGGCTACACGATCGGCCGGCTCGGCTCCCAGCCCGCCGCCTTCACCGGCAACTGCGACCGCCTGCATCCGGCGCCGTCCAACACCTGCGTTGTGGACAGCGGCGACGGTAACTGGAAGGCGAACAAGGCGGTGCAGCTTGCCTTTATCCTCGCGGCCACGGCCGTGTGGCTCGGCACGCTGAACGCCGTGCGCGAAATTTCCAAAGAGGACGCGATCTACCGGCGCGAGCGGCTGGTCAACCTGCGCGTCTTTCCCTACATCGCCTCCAAGTTCGCCGTGCTGCTTGCCCTGGTGATCGTGCAGGCGTCGCTGCTGCTCGGCGTGGTCGCGATCAAGGTCGATCTGCCCGGCGGCGGCGCCGACGCGGCAATGTGGATCTGTCTCGTGCTCGGCGGTTCGGCCGCCGTGGCGCTGGCGCTGGCCGTCTCCGCCGCCGTCTCGAATCCGGATCGGGCGGTCTTTGCGGCGCCGCTGATCATGCTGCCCCAGGTCTTCTTCGCCGGCATCTTCGTGCCCGTGAGCCAGCTCGGCCTGGCGAGGCCGCTGGCGGCGCTGGTCGCCAGCCGTTGGACGTTCGAAGCGCTGGCCCGCGTCTCGAACCTCTTCTCCACCGCGACGACCCTGAGGAGTAAGTTCCAGTTTCGGGACGCCGCCGACGGCAGCGCGATCGCGCGGCTGCTGATCCTGCTCTGCTTCGTGGCCGTGTTCGGGGCGCTGGCCGTGGGCCTGCAGCGGCTGAAGGACCGGCGATGA